TTTACAAGGTTCAGGTTCTCCAGAGATTCATTATCTAACTGAATATTCTGATTCAAGAGTTTTGGACGTTAAACCTAACTCACCAAGTTAAAGAAAAAGATCATAACGGACAATTGCACTAAATTGTGGAAGTAGCCCAAACCTGCCAAGGAAACAACAAAAGTATATACAGTGCATTATCTATTATGAGTCATATAATGCAACAAGGTAATGAGTAGTTTCTTTCGCTAAACTCCATAGGAAGACCTCCTACTTTTTGAAACTCCTCCACAACTCTCCTTTAAAGATATTTTAAACCCAAAAATCATTAGTCATTGAGCATGAATAAGATGTTGTTGGTAATCACTTGTGCGGTagcctagttggtgaatctctctcgGGTCAAATTGTATGGATTCGGGAGGTATTGAGATCGATTCTTACTGGTAGCAATATTCTTGTGGCCATGCgctgagttttgacccaacttatcatgttATTAAATGTTAAACTTCTATGCCCTTGGATCTGACGGTCGAATTTAAGTTCATATTAGATGTCTAAAGGACAAACTTGTATCGTATTATTCTaggttaataaaaaaaataaaaaataataaacaagttgtgttaataaaataaattatagaaTTAGAGAGAGTCATTTTCGTATCTTCAACTTGTGTTGCCCTGTTAACCCTACTATTGATATCGATTGACAAGTATCGAAAGACAAAACCTAattattcttcatttcaattTAATTATAGCATTTCACATTTATAGTCAATAAACCATGTCATTAATTTTGCTCTCCTCTTGTGATAAATCTTATAACTtgttattttgtcatttaatttaatccaataagttaacttgttgatcTAGTACATTTCACATCATCTAaatcatattctaacactcctccGCACGTGTAGGTTGGACAATTCGAATGACCCAACACATAGAAATTCAAAACCTGTTAAGGGGTGTTGTTATGCAAAATTCACAAGTGTACGGATCGCATAAGTAATATATTCATGAGTAGAGTATCGATCCCACAAGAATTGTCTAAAATTGTAGAAGTTAAGATTTCAACTCAAGACCTTATTTGTCATTCTACCCTgcaaataagttaacttattgcgTTTGGGCATTTCATATCGTTTATACATATCCTAACAACAAACGTTATAAACGAGCTAATTACTCATTAAAAGTCCCTAATTTGGGCCCCCACATTGTCCTTAAATAAAAACTTTCTAGCTAGGAGCttgtaaaatactaaaatataaTGAATACTTAGCAGTACAATGATTAGATTACTTTGATTGTCGTAGCATCTTCTTGTTCTTAATTAGATTATCTGTATTAGTGTATTAGGTTGACTTGATTGTTATTTATAAGATAAAAGACATGCATATATAGTAGCACAAGATctataaataaaaatagaaattcATTTTCAGTTAGGGTTGGGTTTggtggattttattttttacccGTTTTGATTTTCACTAATTTTAGAAACTGTTTGCTAAAAATTAGCTGGTATCTAATCTTATATTGTTAAGATTTTATTCCATGCCGATCAAAAACCGATCATTCAAGTTTAATGTAAGTAAAGGTCAAGTACTCAAGTCCCTTTCATACAACCAACGCATCTTTTGAACCTAAGAATTAATGACGACGTCCAAGAAGAATAAAATCGTACATATATTTGGCCAAAAAGGATAACATTGGTTTGTAGTGTTCAGGCCAAATTGTTACATTTGGTTGCCCCTTTGACTAAAGAATGGTAATAGGCATTATATCATTTTATTATCACTCCTATGTTTAGTTGGTTTCAGGAGTTTTGAAATGGAATGACCATGCCCACCTCCCCCTATGAATTGTCATTCCCATTAAAACATAAGGGTATTGTGGTCAATAGGCATTTCATTGTCATTCCATTCTCACATATATTTTGcataccaaaaataatattataattctatttattttaatatatttaaaaaataatattatattttaaaatctataaaacatatataacatATGAAGATCATAGAAGTTAGACTTATTAATGCATTTGAGGTGTTGTGCACGCTCTTGCCTCAAGTTGGGGTGACTTTGTCCTTCAAAAGACACTTTAAGTGTTTAAGGTTGTGCTTacccttataaaccacatcgttGGTGGACCCACGTAAGCAAAACAACCCACGAAACTAAGGGATGGGGCCATCATTCCTATTCCATTCCAACAAAATGTTTTGCATATCAAACATTGTAATCCATCATTACTATCATCATTCCTTGATGCAACCGAACGTATCATTGTAATGGTCATTCTCATTATCATTCCCATTTCCGACGTCAACCAAATGTAACTTATAGATACTTTTGTATTAGTTGCTTATAGAAGTAACTTATGAATAATTATAAAATGGAATCCTAATATATTTTTCTATCTTTTGCATTTTTgccttttcattttatttttgtttttcgaatatatatatgaactatGAAGTATGAATGCTAAGCATAAACACGCACAACTAGGCCCACGCAAGCAGAACCGCCCACGAAACTAAAGAATGGGGCCCGCCAGTGTCAATTATAAAGTAGGGCCCATTAAGAGCCCAGAAAAAATGGCGTGTGATGTGCGAGTCAAGTCATCAACCAACACCATAACCGAGCAAAACAGATGATGGTGTGAAACacgcctttttctttttcagtctttattaattaattaactaatatttaaagtttatattaattaattatttaataattgATTTGGTCATTGATTGTGTGCCGTAACCGTGGGTTCAAAGCTTCCATTGACTCCTTGTACCATTCCCTCCCCCAACTAGTCAATTGAAAGAAACTCTAACCCACTTTCACGCATCgaatctctctttttctttttttcccaaatACATTCTTCATAATAATGATTAAAAAGTTAGtattattttctaattttttattaagattccaattttttttttcattgtaaaaCTATATATACATGCGAATATATGGTATAGTGATAGAGTAATGGGATGCAACGTAAAGGTCGCTCGTTTAGTTTCTTAAAACAATCTCTTCACGTATTGTATGATAAAGTCTGCGTACATGCTGCTGTTTCTTGTCCTATCGATGCGGGAGCCTTTTGGATAAGAGGTTGTTAAGTGTgaaattcagtttttttttccctgtcatATATGGACCATTTCCAAAAGGATTGGCCGGTTGTTTAATCCGTCTGTGGCAAAATACTATATGTTGAgggaatatataaaaaaaaaaaaaaaaagacattgaaTGAATCTTACCGTGAATGAGTAATGACAAAAGCTGGACTGGTGTGGTCTTCTACCAGATCAACACCATAATCAGTACAAGGACATTGTCCTAAACTTAGTAAACTAGACATTGATTTGGCATGTCCATCTGTTGCAATAAAATGTtccattaaataataataaaaaaaggggGTTAATATTATGTATTATAGTGCTGCTAAAGCATAAAGATTAGTTGAAGTTAAAATGGGTTTCAATTCAACTAAATTTCGAGGAGAAACAATGGAGTTGACAAATTTTTTATGATAAAATTCGACATTTTGTGTTTGGTTCAAGGGGTTTGTTAGAAAATTCAaccaaaatattataaattaatattgttcATTTTGGGTCAAAGGCTCGCACTAATTTATTCTTCTTGGGTCGTTGCTATTTGTTCTTTGACCTAAAAAACGTATTGATTGTATGAGAAGGACGACTAAAGTACTAGACATTTGCTTATCTATATGtcccgagtttagactcatatatATTATGTTGTTCTCGGTTAAGAAAAATGCCTACAACAACATAACTTGAGTCCATAAACACTAATTGATGAAGAAAACTACGTCATATTTAGACTTAACACAACTAGCACTTTATGATCAAAAcattcaaaagaaaagggaaatggATAGTGGATTTGCCGACTTAAAACTAGTGAACCGAACACAAAATAAACCAAGGCCTCAAACGTGATATAATCTATCTAAACCCTATTACTACAAAGCCCTAGCTCTTATCCTATAGTGGGTAAGGTTTCCTCATTAATTTGTCTCATTGCTTGATAAGGCCAAAGTCAATGAATCTTGTACCCTCATTTAGcacatttgtatatatgttgttgattttaaaaaaattcttgaTGAAAAGTtcctaattatatttttattgtagCGTAATACATTTGAAGAAACAAGCTTAATTTCTTGTTTAGAAAACTATAAGAGAAATTTTGGTTTGAATAACttctataaaataaatataaagaagatttaaaaaatatatttagaaAGATATTGGCAAATAAAGACTatgacaaaagagaaaaaaaatcataaattttatttttattagacAATAGACGCCTCATTAATTTAAACAATACCATATCTATCAAAATTAAAGTTAGAAGAGTCCattacaaaattttgaataactaattaaaaaaaaatataaagataataaattatttagaaGATCAAATCCATTCTAAGTggaattgaaaaataaagattatgacaaaagaaaataaaacataaattttatttttattaggcAATATACCTCATTACGCACTCTTTCAATGTGATTGTTTCTAGGTAAATTTCCTTGCTATCTCTACTTTCGTTAATTTAAAAGAATACCatatcaatcaaaaaaaaaagttagaatAGTCATTGCACAAGTCACTCCCACCAAACCaaatttttttacatgaattaTTAATCATCAATAATGAGAGACaataaaaaccctaataattaaaataagaaATTTATGATAAGACCAAAGAGgcaatgaaaatgaaaggaaataaaagaaaaaaagatgaggTGGGTTCCTTGAACCAAAcgcatctttaggtgtaggttCGGGTTCGGACTTAGGTTCGGATACTTGTAGAAAAAAGGATAAGAAATTAAGAACACAGTAGAcacccttcttcttctctgtctctgtctctgtctctctctctctctccaaagaATTCCAATTTTTTTGCTTACCGATTCCCTGTCTCGCCGCCTCCACTCCTACTCTCTCTTAGAACCCCACACAACAGAGTCCCTTGCTCCATTAGGTCTTTCAAGCTGGCGATCGATAATCAAGACACCACTGTGAGGGAAATCAAACCGAAAAGCAGGAGAATCATGGTATCAAACAcattttctcccccttttttctcttttctttctggTTAACTTTACCAGTTCTTTCcctcttttatcttctttggTCTTTTTgtgttcaaaaaataatttttctctGTTGAAATGAAATGGGGGGAGGGggggtttcttttttcttctggcATTCCATTCTATTTCCTCTGTTTATTCAAAACTGGTTCATTGGTGATGAATTTTCTCTCAGTCTTTATTGTTTGTTATCTACAATTTGTTTGTAGATGTGATGCTAATGTGTTTATACTATTGGTTTTGTATAGGGTGCTGGTGGTCCTGAAGATGAGGACAACAGATGGCCGCCATGGCTGAAGCCTCTGCTGAAAGAGAGATTCTTTGTTCAATGCAAGGTGCACGCTGATTCTCACAAGAGCGAATGCAATATGTATTGCCTGGATTGCATGAATGGTGCTCTCTGCTCTCTCTGCCTTCACCACCACAAGGATCATCGTGCTATTCAGGTTTGATTTTCGATTTTGCAATTCAACAATCTGGGTTTTCCTACAGTCTGTTTGGTACATTTTTTGGTGTTCTTCATTCAATCATTCACTGAGATTTGTGTCAAATCTGTAATTAGGCTAGCAGTGGGGATTTGGGGTTTCAATAGATTTGGTTCTGCTCTTTTTCTATTTACTTGATTTTGACTTCTGTTTCCCATTTCTCCTTTTAAGCTTCATTTCATAGCTGAGACAGAATGAGCTCAAAGAAAGGAAATACATTATTTCATTGTGCTGTCTCTGTTCTGGGTTTTCATTATAGAAAAGCCTGTCCAATTTATTCTCAATTGAGTAGCTATATGACATTTGAATTCTTGTTCTTCCTTGTATTTTCACAGTTTCCAATCGTTGCATTTAACTTGTTCTCACGGAAATACCGTGTTTTCCCTACACGCAAGTTTCTCATCCTGAAAGGGTCCACATTTATTTcactttgtactccattgacaACAGCCAAGAAACACTAATTCCAATTATAAATTTCCATTGATTTCTGCATTTTCTTTGCATTCAAATGGAGCAAACACAGAAACCCATTTCAACTACACTAATATCTTTTGTCCTTTCTTGTTatgttttttgggttttgagtAATGAGTTTTCACATGGCTAACTCTGTTAGGATCTTTGTTGGTGACAGATAAGGAGGTCTTCATACCATGATGTGATAAGGGTGAATGAGATACAAAAGGTGCTGGACATATCTGGAGTCCAAACCTATGTGATCAACAGTGCCAGGGTTGTGTTTCTGAATGAGAGGCCTCAGCCTCGGCCGGGTAAAGGCGTCACCAATACCTGTGAAGTCTGCGAGCGCAGCCTCCTTGATTCCTTCCGCTTCTGCTCTCTTGGTTGCAAGGTAATAACTCTGAATCTTCTAATGTTACTATTAAGCTGTTTGGTTGCTGGGAGATTAAATGGGAGAAATTGGAAGCCTGTGTAGGATTGTATTGTTCTCCTggcaaaacaaagaaacaattcGTCtcaattgaatttgaatgtGATACATTTGTTTAGGAATTCATGATTGTTGGTGCAAAGtcttcaattttgatttttggtggTCATCCCGTTCTTATTAGTCGGCTTTGAATTATATTACAGATTGTTGGGACATCAAAGAACTTCCAAAGGAAGAAAAAGCATCAGCTGGCAATGGTATCGGATTCGGAAGACTcattcagcagcagcagccacGGACGGCAGAAGAGCAGCAGCCACAACAGCCGTAAAGATCAAAGCTTCTCTCCATCAACACCACCCCCAACTGCCACTAGTTTCCGGACGATCAAGCGAAGAAAGGGTATTCCACACCGTGCTCCCATGGGAGGACTAGTCATAGAATACTATTGAATAGTAGCTTCTAGTTTATGATGCCTATCATCACTACATATACAATGTAGAAAAAGTTCTCACAGGATACCCCGACTGGCATGAGAACATAGCCACCTTACTTGTGTACATAGAAGCAGCAATAGAAGTTGAAAAGTTGGGGgtagaaattaaaataaatgaaaaaaaaaaaaaaaaaacaagactgGATTGCAAATAAGCTTTTCTTTAGCTATGAAGACAATAGGGTTGCTACTAGAGTGGTTGGTTATACATAAGTCTTGGATTAGTTATGGGGCAAAAATGTATATATgggtttagtgtttttttttttcttatggttTTGTTAGTGAAAAGTCTATGTACTCCCTGGAAAAGGGAGGGGATGTTAATATTTAATAATGGGAATGATAGATTTTCTTCTTATTatgaatatatgcatatatgctCTTCTTTCAAGCTTTCCATTTTCAGAAAATTTTGATCCTATGGTGTTGATTAATTAGAAGGTATGATGAGTCCTTAAGGGCCTTTTTGTCATTGGAACGTGTGGATGGTATTAAAAGTTAGGTCGGACAATAGTTTTACGAATTTCAACATTTTTTGTTACCACCTACCTTAAATGTTGAGATGGGTGCAAAAAATTTTATAGGGATGCACAAGAATATACGATTTTACATGAATTATGTGCGTCATTCTCTGTATTTAAAATAATTGGGATAAAAAAACAGACATTCTTAACATTTTCGTTTGGCACTTGTAAAGCTTGCATTGGTTAAAGTGACAGGGATGGTCATTAAGTAGGTGAGCCGCCCATGGTTTGGATTTTTATACAAGTGGGTTTGGTCATCACTTTTCAATTCATATTTAGTGGGCCATTTTTGTGTCCTTTGATTCATGACCGTACGATTAGATGATTACGCAATTTGATCTCTTTTGGGGTGATATGGACCGCATCTTCTGTGTTTTGGCTGCTACTTGTGGGCCCTCAATTACTTACTCATCTAATTTCTTCATGAACTCTCCTATCTGGGTATATAAAATACAGATCACTTTTTCATCACTAATTTTAAATACGTCGGAACCAAAATTATGAATTTCACTTGTTATTTGATTGATTCACATtcttaaaatgttatctgtatTTTAGATCCGTATAGGAGAATTCCTTCTCGACTCTTGACAAGTTACAATTGTTCTACTTTTCTCCATTACTGAATCATGCACACGACTTTCAGGTTTTAATGCTACAGGTGACTTTAATTTGCTGACGTGGAATTTTGTAAATTTCTCTAAATACGTCCAAATTGCCGACCAAGTGTTCTTTCAGCCAATGAGAAACTAACACATGAGCCCATAGCGTGACTTACTAGAAACCATAGTTGACTCGTGGTTCGGCCTTTTGTTTTACTGGTGATTTCTTCTTTATTGAAGGAGATGACGTGCCGGCTACTTGTACTGAGGCTGGTCTCTCTCCCTATACGATGTTGATTCACTATTGCTGTGTGAGTGAGTGCGATCGGGAATGTGCTGCCACGTGTCCCTGATATGCATCAAGAGTTATCGTGACCGTCCAACGAATCACTTTTTTGGGTTGATCGAGAACTTCCTAGTCCAACGATCATTTTATAATCCCTGGATCAATTTTAAATTCGACAGTGACCATCTTCTGTACACAATGGGTCATCAATTTTGTACACAATGGGTCATCAATTTAGTCATGAGTTGAAGCCCAATGCGCAAGTAACTAGATGCAGGCCTGTGCCATCGGCTCTTGGCTTATGAAACGCAAGATGTTTTGTACCACCGATTTGAATACCCGACCTGAGGGATCTTTCAACTCTAAACTCGATGATATAACCACTAGGTTAATATGAAGTTGTTTTGTCCAGTGAATCACATTGAAGGGTTCATTGTCAGCTGGTATCCTATTGGGATTGTGGTGACAGACTAATCATTTGGACAGTAATTATGAAAACTCGTCTTTTGGATAATAATTATGACTCAAACCGAACATTTTACGACATATGGTAATTCTATGATTACGTCCAGTAAGGGTTTGCTACGCTTGTGACCATCCTAAAAAAATCACATTGAAGTGATCAATGCACCCCACATCTACGTGTGGAGCAGCCTAGAGCGTGCCTATGGTGCCAAGCCTGAATAATTTAACGATCATAAACAAAAATTTGGCAAATCAATGAAATTACATTGTCATTTTTCTATTATATGGTTTGAGAAAACTAATTGCTTATGGTGACCAACTCATTTTAGACTCACAAGAACAATGAAGAGATGCCTCACAGAAAATGCCTCTAGTGAGACACGTTAAACATGTGCACAATATATGATTTCCCTTTCCATACAACTCTATCATCAGATTTCCATTATTGTGAGTGAAAGAGATATGAACATGGTTTTATTATGTTGTCATAGAAGAATGATATGAGTTGTCTATATTAGGTTGTCAATTCTATGTAGATAGGTTATAGATAAGTTGGGATTGACTTACCTAGTTATGGGGCTGGTAAAATTATATCCGAtctggatgatcgaatttgtccgacttggattaaatcaagtttgaatataaattatatgtttgaaattcagttctaaacacaaattttttatcTGGTTTAAAATCAAGTTCGGGTCGGAACACATAAAGtttgttcgatttacttgtccaaaccctaacccgaattaggTTATTATATGGTTTACTTGTTTGGATTTAAACTGCTTTGGGTTTGGTAaattaagtacgttcgaaattcaatccgcacatataaatatttcataaacacgtgatgttgtcCGACCAggaatctttttatttttttccacctTGTCTAGCTATGAGTTTTTTTAAGGCAAGATGTCCATTCATCAACAAAATGAGATGATACATATGAATCATATTGTGGGTCCTAAGTGGCATGCGATTAGTTTACATTGGTTGGTTTTGTTCACTTTCATTCAGGCCACCTAGAATAGCTAATTAAATATGTAGTTATATACATTGTTCCATATGTGCTTAGTTTCAACATTCAAGTGATCTCACATTGCTTTCTAGCTTAGCAAGTGTCACATATTAATTAAAGAATTGGCAAACTCACTTGTGATCACTACCAATGATACTTCAAAAATATATCACAATAATGATGTTGGATGAGGATAAGGCTTGGCTACTTGACTAACAATGATAAGATACTTTAAAATTTGCAAACCCTACATAACTGTTGGAGATGGGGCAATACATTGCATGGGTTTCGACTTTCAACTATGGAGAAAGAACAATTGGTTTTCGAGCACAAGTTGGACAGATTTTATGTCAAAAGTGAAGAAGccattttggaatttttgtacAAGTTGT
This DNA window, taken from Tripterygium wilfordii isolate XIE 37 chromosome 20, ASM1340144v1, whole genome shotgun sequence, encodes the following:
- the LOC119987489 gene encoding uncharacterized protein LOC119987489 translates to MRHPSSSLSLSLSLSLSPKNSNFFAYRFPVSPPPLLLSLRTPHNRVPCSIRSFKLAIDNQDTTVREIKPKSRRIMGAGGPEDEDNRWPPWLKPLLKERFFVQCKVHADSHKSECNMYCLDCMNGALCSLCLHHHKDHRAIQIRRSSYHDVIRVNEIQKVLDISGVQTYVINSARVVFLNERPQPRPGKGVTNTCEVCERSLLDSFRFCSLGCKIVGTSKNFQRKKKHQLAMVSDSEDSFSSSSHGRQKSSSHNSRKDQSFSPSTPPPTATSFRTIKRRKGIPHRAPMGGLVIEYY